One Salvelinus fontinalis isolate EN_2023a chromosome 11, ASM2944872v1, whole genome shotgun sequence DNA window includes the following coding sequences:
- the LOC129865030 gene encoding methionine aminopeptidase 2-like — MADVVQEKVPELKLEEETVLNGDTEEKEEVDPSDETAKKKKKKKKKKSAGPAAGTEAEGNGVADVTQQLEKQALEDKEKEEDGEDDGDEGENSAGKKKKKKKKKKGPKVQTDPPSVPICDLYPSGVFPIGQECEYPPLQDGRTAAWRTTNEEKRVLDKANEEVWSDFRQAAEAHRQVRQHVRSFIKPGMTMIDICERLENCSRKLIKENGLNAGLAFPTGCSLNNCAAHYTPNAGDPTVLQYDDVCKIDFGTHINGRIIDCAFTVTFNPKYDKLLEAVRDATNTGIKCAGIDVRLCDVGERIQEVMESYEVEIDGKTYQVKPIRNLNGHSIGQYRIHAGKTVPIVKGGEATRMEEGEVYAIETFGSTGKGVVHDDMECSHYMKNFDVGHVPIRLPRAKHLLNVINENFGTLAFCRRWLDRLGESKYLMALKNLCDLGIVDPYPPLCDTKGSYTAQFEHTILLRPTCKEVVSRGDDY; from the exons ATGGCTGATGTGGTGCAGGAGAAGGTACCGGAGCTGAAGCTCGAAGAAGAGACGGTCCTGAACGGAGAtacagaagagaaagaggaggtagaCCCTTCCGATGAGAcagccaagaagaagaagaaaaagaagaagaagaagtcggCAGGCCCCG CAGCCGGCACCGAGGCTGAGGGCAATGGAGTGGCTGATGTGACACAACAGCTGGAGAAGCAAGCTCTGGAGGACAAAGAGAAAGAAGAAGATGGGGAGGATG ATGGAGATGAGGGGGAGAACTCGGCaggcaaaaagaagaagaagaagaaaaagaagaaaggAC CCAAAGTTCAGACTGACCCTCCGTCTGTGCCCATCTGTGACTTGTATCCAAGTGGTGTTTTCCCCATCGGTCAGGAATGCGAATACCCCCCATTACAGGATGG GCGTACCGCGGCATGGAGGACCACCAATGAAGAGAAGCGGGTTCTGGACAAGGCCAACGAGGAAGTGTGGAGCGACTTCAGACAGGCTGCTGAGGCCCATAGACAGGTCCGCCAGCACGTCCGCAGCTTCATCAAACCTGGCATGACCATGATCGACATCTG tgagcGGTTGGAGAACTGTTCCAGGAAGTTGATCAAGGAGAATGGTCTGAATGCAGGTCTGGCCTTCCCCACCGGCTGCTCTCTGAACAACTGTGCGGCTCACTATACCCCTAACGCCGGAGACCCCACCGTGCTGCAATACGACGATGTCTGCAAGATCGACTTCGGAACACACATCAACG GTCGGATCATTGACTGTGCCTTCACCGTCACGTTCAACCCAAAGTATGACAAACTGCTGGAGGCCGTGAGAGACGCCACCAATACTGGAATCAAG TGTGCTGGAATCGACGTGCGTCTGTGTGACGTTGGAGAGAGAATTCAAGAAGTGATGGAGTCGTACGAGGTGGAGATTGACGGCAAAACATACCAAG TGAAGCCAATCCGAAACCTGAACGGCCACTCAATTGGCCAGTACAGGATACATGCCGGCAAGACTGTCCCCATTGTCAAAGGAGGAGAAGCTACCAGGATGGAG GAGGGAGAGGTGTACGCCATCGAGACGTTTGGCAGCACAGGGAAGGGCGTGGTCCATGATGACATGGAGTGTTCTCATTACATGAAAAACTTTGATGTGGGACACGTCCCAATCAG ACTCCCCCGGGCGAAGCACCTGTTGAACGTGATCAACGAGAACTTTGGCACGCTGGCGTTCTGCCGGCGCTGGCTGGACCGGCTGGGGGAGAGCAAGTACCTGATGGCCCTGAAGAACCTGTGCGACCTGGGCATCGTGGACCCCTACCCCCCGCTCTGCGACACCAAGGGCTCCTACACCGCCCAGTTCGAGCACACCATCCTGCTCAGGCCCACCTGCAAGGAGGTGGTGAGCCGAGGGGACGACTATTGA